In Dehalococcoidales bacterium, a single window of DNA contains:
- a CDS encoding His/Gly/Thr/Pro-type tRNA ligase C-terminal domain-containing protein, translating to VQVAILPLSRKENLAAVAKDVHAGLRRQFRTAYDDTQSIGRRYRRQDEIGTPYCVTVDFQSLEDNRVTIRERDTMNQIRVPIVELKNTLQAKLSGEDLFVLPAGGEVWKVERGNSDG from the coding sequence GGTGCAGGTGGCAATACTGCCCCTGAGCCGCAAGGAGAACCTGGCTGCCGTTGCCAAAGATGTCCATGCCGGGCTGCGGCGGCAGTTCCGCACCGCCTATGATGATACCCAGTCTATCGGGCGCCGCTACCGGCGCCAGGATGAAATCGGCACCCCCTACTGCGTTACCGTTGATTTTCAGTCGCTGGAGGATAACCGGGTCACCATCCGCGAGCGCGACACCATGAACCAGATACGGGTGCCCATCGTCGAGTTGAAAAACACCCTTCAGGCCAAGCTGTCCGGCGAAGACCTCTTTGTGCTGCCTGCGGGGGGGGAGGTGTGGAAGGTGGAGAGGGGAAACTCTGACGGATAA
- a CDS encoding GIY-YIG nuclease family protein produces MSSYYIYILASKRNGTLYVGSTSDLVRRIYEHNNNYVEGFTKKYGIHNLVYFEECDDRDAAVLRERQIKEWKRRWKLEMIEKVNPEWNDLYEQII; encoded by the coding sequence ATGAGCAGCTATTATATTTACATTCTGGCAAGTAAGCGGAACGGCACCTTATATGTTGGCTCTACCAGCGACCTTGTCCGGCGTATCTATGAACACAATAATAATTATGTCGAGGGGTTTACCAAGAAATACGGCATTCATAACCTTGTATATTTTGAGGAATGTGATGACCGTGACGCTGCGGTTCTACGTGAGAGGCAGATCAAGGAATGGAAAAGACGATGGAAGCTGGAGATGATAGAAAAAGTAAATCCCGAATGGAATGACCTGTACGAGCAAATTATATAA